The Neodiprion virginianus isolate iyNeoVirg1 chromosome 5, iyNeoVirg1.1, whole genome shotgun sequence genome contains a region encoding:
- the LOC124304296 gene encoding cytochrome b5-related protein-like, with protein MGPKEKKESTLIGLKYPSFRDKAWKTGASWLDGKRKDDGIEGLWRVGDKLYDLAQWVGNHPGGAEWLTLTKGTDITEAFEAHHITSFAEQLLPKFYVRDATTPRSSPLTFKPDGFYRVFKSRVREALKGVDFHKPAKLSNLMSDSLCAGTLALCVTASATQSWAAIFAAAIFLTWTAVAGHNYMHLRDSFRMAYMDLSLLSSKEWRITHCLSHHLYANSILDFELSMFEPFFDYVPHEKGFITRRLSWLYTPSVYAGVYFMNGVKRIYSLAFEWGTLDYRDLTPFLIPALMCSVAPPSLALAAWMKVIAISSFYFVLIGANAAHHHPDIYHDGDVHREDLDWGLAQIDAVRDRVEIEPSRFLIITHFGSHTLHHLLPTVDHSYLHLCEPAFEQTCKEFGVNTELWTQWKLFKGQFMQLQHTEPKKTPNTR; from the exons ATGGGGCCGAAGGAAAAGAAGGAGAGCACCCTGATTGGGCTGAAGTATCCGAGCTTTCGCGATAAAGCTTGGAAAACTGGTGCAAGCTGGCTGGACGGTAAGAGGAAGGACGACGGAATCGAAGGACTGTGGCGGGTCGGTGACAAGCTCTACGACCTGGCTCAATGGGTTGGGAATCATCCTGGTGGCGCAGAGTGGCTGACCCTCACTAAAGGAACCGACATCACGGAGGCGTTTGAG GCCCACCACATTACTTCGTTTGCCGAACAACTCCTGCCAAAGTTTTACGTCCGGGACGCTACCACTCCCAGATCCAGTCCGTTGACCTTCAAACCAGACGGTTTCTATAGAGTGTTTAAAAGCCGCGTCAGAGAAGCTCTGAAGGGTGTCGATTTCCACAAGCCAGCGAAGTTGTCCAATTTGATGAGCGACTCCCTTTGCGCTGGGACGTTAGCTCTTTGCGTAACGGCCTCAGCCACGCAATCATGGGCTGCGATTTTCGCTGCTG CGATTTTCCTTACGTGGACCGCGGTAGCAGGGCACAACTACATGCACCTGagagattcgtttcgtatggCCTACATGGATCTGAGTCTTCTTTCCTCGAAGGAATGGCGGATAACCCATTGTCTGAGCCATCATCTTTACGCCAACTCCATTTTGGACTTCGAACTCTCGATGTTCGAGCCCTTCTTTGATTACGTACCTCACGAAAAGGGGTTCATCACTCGTCGTTTGTCCTGGCTTTATACTCCCTCAGTTTACGCCGGAGTCTATTTCATGAACGGGGTCAAAAG AATCTACAGTCTGGCTTTTGAGTGGGGCACCTTAGATTACAGGGATTTAACACCGTTTCTGATCCCAGCCCTGATGTGTTCAGTGGCACCGCCGAGTCTCGCCCTCGCTGCTTGGATGAAGGTCATCGCTATATCCAGTTTCTATTTCGTCTTGATTGGAGCAAACGCCGCTCACCATCACCCTGACATCTATCACGATGGAGATGTCCATCGCGAGGATTTAGACTGGGGCCTGGCTCAAATAGACGCAGTCCGGGATCGCGTTGAAATCGAGCCTTCCCGTTTTCTCATAATAACCCACTTTGGGTCGCACACCCTCCACCACCTTCTACCAACTGTCGATCATTCTTACTTACACCTCTGCGAACCCGCCTTTGAGCAAACCTGCAAAGAGTTTGGCGTTAACACCGAACTATGGACTCAGTGGAAACTCTTCAAGGGCCAATTCATGCAGTTACAACACACAGAGCCGAAGAAAACGCCCAATACCAGATAA